The following proteins are encoded in a genomic region of Sphaeramia orbicularis chromosome 2, fSphaOr1.1, whole genome shotgun sequence:
- the LOC115431476 gene encoding neuronal membrane glycoprotein M6-b-like isoform X1, giving the protein MDGTKPAMEPNAEETQDEGQESKGCFECCIKCLGGVPYASLVATILCFSGVALFCGCGHVALTGTLTMLENHFSRVTTDHASLTMVIQIFQYIIYGIASFFFFYAIILLIEGFYTTSAIKRELQSDFKTTVCGRCITAFFMFLTYILFLAFLAIFGFTAIPVFLFFNMWNNCNAMKSPDANITSPDSICVDVRQYGIIPWNATPGKACGATLGDICNTNEFYLSYHLYIVAFAGAGAIVIALIHYLMILSANWAYLKSAASTHEYQDIKTKDDQDLEAEARSKEGQNSSSYS; this is encoded by the exons GATGCTTCGAGTGCTGCATCAAGTGTCTGGGTGGGGTTCCCTACGCTTCACTGGTAGCCACCATCCTCTGCTTCTCAGGTGTCGCTCTGTTCTGTGGCTGTGGCCATGTGGCACTGACCGGCACCCTGACCATGCTGGAGAACCACTTCTCCAGGGTCACCACAGACCACGCCTCCCTCACCATGGT GATCCAGATCTTTCAGTACATCATCTACGGCAttgcctccttcttcttcttctatgccATCATCCTGCTGATTGAAGGCTTTTACACCACCAGTGCCATTAAGAGGGAGCTGCAGAGTGATTTCAAGACCACCGTCTGTGGACGCTGTATCACCGCCTTC TTCATGTTCTTGACCTACATCCTCTTCCTGGCCTTCCTCGCCATTTTTGGCTTCACAGCGATCCCTGTTTTCCTTTTCTTCAACATGTGGAATAACTGCAATGCCATGAAGTCTCCTGATGCCAATATCACCTCGCCTGACTCCATCTGTGTCGATGTCAGGCAGTATG GTATTATTCCATGGAATGCCACACCAGGAAAAGCCTGCGGAGCAACACTGGGAGACATCTGTAACACCAACGAG TTCTACCTGTCCTACCATCTCTACATTGTTGCATTCGCTGGTGCTGGTGCCATCGTTATTGCATTG ATCCACTACTTGATGATTTTGTCAGCTAACTGGGCTTACCTGAAGAGCGCCGCTTCCACACATGAGTATCAAGATATAAAAACCAAGGATGACCAGGATCTGGAGGCTGAAGCACGTTCCAAGGAGGGCCAGAACTCCTCCTCCTATTCATAA
- the LOC115431476 gene encoding neuronal membrane glycoprotein M6-b-like isoform X2 produces the protein MGCFECCIKCLGGVPYASLVATILCFSGVALFCGCGHVALTGTLTMLENHFSRVTTDHASLTMVIQIFQYIIYGIASFFFFYAIILLIEGFYTTSAIKRELQSDFKTTVCGRCITAFFMFLTYILFLAFLAIFGFTAIPVFLFFNMWNNCNAMKSPDANITSPDSICVDVRQYGIIPWNATPGKACGATLGDICNTNEFYLSYHLYIVAFAGAGAIVIALIHYLMILSANWAYLKSAASTHEYQDIKTKDDQDLEAEARSKEGQNSSSYS, from the exons GATGCTTCGAGTGCTGCATCAAGTGTCTGGGTGGGGTTCCCTACGCTTCACTGGTAGCCACCATCCTCTGCTTCTCAGGTGTCGCTCTGTTCTGTGGCTGTGGCCATGTGGCACTGACCGGCACCCTGACCATGCTGGAGAACCACTTCTCCAGGGTCACCACAGACCACGCCTCCCTCACCATGGT GATCCAGATCTTTCAGTACATCATCTACGGCAttgcctccttcttcttcttctatgccATCATCCTGCTGATTGAAGGCTTTTACACCACCAGTGCCATTAAGAGGGAGCTGCAGAGTGATTTCAAGACCACCGTCTGTGGACGCTGTATCACCGCCTTC TTCATGTTCTTGACCTACATCCTCTTCCTGGCCTTCCTCGCCATTTTTGGCTTCACAGCGATCCCTGTTTTCCTTTTCTTCAACATGTGGAATAACTGCAATGCCATGAAGTCTCCTGATGCCAATATCACCTCGCCTGACTCCATCTGTGTCGATGTCAGGCAGTATG GTATTATTCCATGGAATGCCACACCAGGAAAAGCCTGCGGAGCAACACTGGGAGACATCTGTAACACCAACGAG TTCTACCTGTCCTACCATCTCTACATTGTTGCATTCGCTGGTGCTGGTGCCATCGTTATTGCATTG ATCCACTACTTGATGATTTTGTCAGCTAACTGGGCTTACCTGAAGAGCGCCGCTTCCACACATGAGTATCAAGATATAAAAACCAAGGATGACCAGGATCTGGAGGCTGAAGCACGTTCCAAGGAGGGCCAGAACTCCTCCTCCTATTCATAA